The DNA region GAGAGACAGATCcttgtagacacacacacacagtcacactcacacacaggtcCTCTCACCTACGTGtgcatttttcaaaatgtctCAGCCGCCAGTGTTGGTGGTGAACGGGGCATGCCTGAGAAACAGCGCGGGCTCCTAGAGAGAAGTGGGGACACCTGCGACAGATGGGAGCCGGGCCTGCTTCACGTGCACGAGGACGAAACCAGGCTGTGTGCGTGTGCGCATGTGCGAGGACGATGGCCTTGAGTCATTcctgggggaaagggagagaagaagagaTGACGGATCATCACCGCACAAGCAGGGGCAGGCGGGCGGGGGCTGGGGACCCGGGGACCCGGAGGCtcagcccagccccaggcctcAGTTGATCTGGCGACAGGCTTCGAATGTCCACTTGGTGGCTCCGCCGTAGATCTCGATGTGGGACTCAGCCCAGGCGATGACGTTGCCGGAAAGGGCCTTGGTGCTGCAGGTGGCCAGGTTGTACACCTCCCCTGGGGTCAGCTTGCGGTCCCAGATGTTGAAATGGGCCAGCTCGCCCACAAACGCTTGGGTGGCATCAAACCCGCCACCCAGAGTGTCCTTCAGAGAAAAGcagagggtgagggtggagggGGTCAGAGTGGTGGGTGCCTATCAGGAGGGCCTCCCTAGCGGGTATGGTTCTCACGCCCACCTCTGGGCACATctgtctcagcatcagtccctccccTGCAGGGAGCTCAGGAACAGCAGTGATGCTGGCCTCCTCTGCCCTAGATGCAGAGTTTCTCCTGGGGGCACCTGAGAGGTGCCCACTGAGGAAGGGTGTCAGTTGGGTCCATGGACAACTGTaggagcagggcctgggggccTCCCCTACACTCCCTGCCTTTCCCCAAGAAACTCTAATGTCACTCTTTGCCAGCCATAGCCGCCCAACGAGAACAGAAGGCCTGGGGCTCTCCTGCCTGCCTTTCCCTCCTGGGTGCCCAATGGGAGACAAACCACTTCCAGGAAATAAATTATGCATCACTAAGTGCACGATTGGCTTTCCCATGCCAAACAGCATTGCTGCAGTTGTTGAGAGCCTGGAGACAGAGCCCCCTCCTGCCTGCCTTTCCTGAAAGCACCCACTCAGAGCGGGGACTTTGCCCAAACTGCTGCATCACTTGCTTCCACGGCTACTTCTCAGGGGGAACCACTTCCCTCTCCAGCTCCCTCCCACTTCGCTTCCTgctgcctctctcctctctcccctccctcccgacACCCTCACTCTCCTTTCTCTGGCCTAGTCTCAGGTTCTGGGGTTCCTCCCCCTGCAGCCcgaaccaccaccacctcccctcccttccccccacagCCTGTACCTGCTCCTGGCCCAGCACCAGCACGCCTTGTGGCTTGATGGGGTGATAAGGTGCCAGGTTCTCGCCGTTGCCGCCCTGGGTACCATCCTGGTAGGCTTCCCAGACCCCGTCCCGGGTGGTCCAGGTGATACAGATGTGGTGCCACTTGCCGTCATTGATTACAAAGGGCAGCTTAGCCACCTGGGCAGGAGAACAACATACAGGACATCATGGGAATGCGCACCATCAGGATCAATGATCGTCACTAGTTACTAGTTCAACTAGTCATAGGTATTTACAGTAAACATCAAAAGCTGTTACTGAGTTCTTGCAGCACCTGCCCCTCGGGACTGTCAGGCCCATCCATTGTTGGAGCACAGAATCACAAAGGAAATGGGACGCTTTGTCCAGATCAATCTGAATATGCAATCTCCTCACTCCTACTCACCCTCCTCCCTCTAGGCCAGTCCACAAAACCTGCCCTCTGATGAGCCACCCCTGGGGGCTGACTTCACTGCTGCTTTCTGGGCCTCTCCTCTCTTCCAACGCTCCATCTCTAATTGCCAGATCCTCTGGGTCTAAAACCCGCCCAGCCTTTTTACAGAGACTCTGAAAGATGCCAGGGGAGATGGCACCATGCCTTTTAGCGCTCAGAGCAGCCCCTGACCTGGAATTTCACTCCCACTCTAACATTTCAGGCGGGGAGGCTGCTTCAGCTGACAAAAGAACCCTCACATCCTTTTAACTTGGAAACATGGGGCCCCAGAAAGGCACAGCCCTCTCTGGGCAAGGCATCAAGAGCAAAGGCTTGGACTCCAATTCTCAGTCCAGGTTTTAGACATTAACTACCAAAGCTGGCGTGGCGATGAGGGAGTTGGAGAGCTGACAGCTAATCCCACAGCTAGCAGGGGGCCAAGATGGAGATGGGTTCCCTGGAGGGAAAGGGTGCCCTCTACCAAGGGCTCATGCAGACCTGGCCTCCTCCCAGGGGCAGGGGACTAAGCAGGATTGATTTGGACTCTCTGGGAGCATCCTTACCACCACCCCCAGCATCTATGGTCTCCCAAATATGGAGGAGAAAAGTCAGCTCCAAGGCCAGCTGGGGGAGGAAGTCAGGGTTTGATCAGCTGGATGGATTGGCCTCTGgatcctcctcctccacccccacctatGAGGCTTCTGTCTGGGAGGGTTCCAGCTTCCCCGTGTTCACAGAGAATAGCAAGGGTATACCTCCCCATTTCTCCCAGTCCTCACCCTGCCCCTCCGTCAGCCCTGCCTGGGGGGCTCTCCTCTCGGGGCCACAGTAACACCCGAGGCTGTGTATCTCATACCACCCAGACGTGCCCCGGCCACTGGCATGGACTGGGGCCCCGGAGGCCTCACCCTGCTGTCCTGCAAATCCAGAAGGAAGGGTGGGGGCTCTACCTTGTCATTGATGAGGATCTCCATGGGGTTGTTGCCCCACTCAATGAGGACCAGCTCATTGGCCTGGCCGGGCACGGCATAGGAGAAGGGCGTGCCCACCCCCGGCGCCGCACTAGACTTGAGCCACATGCACACTGTGAAGGCGTACATCTCCGGCAGGCTCTTCTTCACCTTGGCATACATGTAGTTGGTCCGCAGTGGGAATGTGAGCTGGAACTTATCTCCAGGGCGGTTGTCCTTCTGACCTGGAGAGGACGGGACACAGTACCGACACCTGCACCTTGACAAAGCTCCTGTCCCGGACTGAAGCAGGCTTGCCaacccccctgcccccaaccaGGCTCTGTGATGCAGACAAAGCAGACTCCTCTCTGTTCTGTAGATGCTGAAAAcgaagctcagagaggtcaagtactTTGCCCCAGGGCACAGAGCCAGAATGAAAGAACTGGCCCACAGTCTCTGCACTCCAGGTCCGGCTCCCACATGGTGGCCCCGGTGGACAggctgggatgggggagcccATATACAACGGGCTCTGAGTATCTGCACCTGAGCTGGGCAGCGAGCATGGGAAGGGAGTGGGTCAGGGCACACCCTGTAAAGCAATGCTTGCTCAAAGGTGCGGCTGCAGAGGAAGGGGGTCTCCTCACCAGGAAAGAGGCCAGCTCCCCTCAGAGTAGCCCCTCCGGGAGCCCAACCTGATTCCACGATGCTGGCTGCTGCTCAGAACAGGCCCCTGGGGCCCGTCACACTTCCCTCAAGGCCAGGACACACTGCAGCCCCTGGTCACTCATCTGACCCAGCCAATTCATCCCGAGGACTCAGGCTGTTTCCAGAATCCCATCCACCCCACAGGAAGGAGAGCTGTCCCCTCCGAGTCTCTTCAAGCAGCTCTGTCTGCCCCTGCAGAGAGGGCAGGACAGCAGGGAGCCTGAAGGTGGCCCTAGAGCCAGGTTCCCCTAAGGTGACTGCTTTGAGTACAATGCCAATCATTCTCAGGGCGAGCTTCCGGTGTGTTTCCTGAAAAATCACACTCCGGGCCCCATCGCCCCCCTTTATACCCAGCCACCAGCTCCCCGTCCATCGGCAGCATCTCCAGGGAATGCCTGTCTGCCCTCTcccaaatcacacacacactgtggcTATGCCCGGGGCATGGTGCGTCTGATTCCAGTCAAAACATTCCAACCCAGCAGTGGGCATGGGCACCCGGCCCAGAGCCAGGCACACACACCCACCAGCTCCAGGGTGTCCACAGGGTGCTGCCAGGGAGCCTAGCACTAAACCGGCCCTCTAGGCCGAGAATTATTTCTAGAAGGCATCCTACTGGGTCAGctaccccacccccttcctctaAGCCAGATGTCAGGGAACAGAGCAGGGCTGGCCATGTTCCCCTTCTGTCTCAGGCTGGCAGCCCCCTGCCCTTGGAGCAGATCTGGTCTCTCTCCAGGGGGTGCTCTTCATTTCCCCAATCtcccccttctttctccctcctcccttccccaatcTGTTTTTCAGTTACATAACGTGCCTTAAGATGGCACTGTTTAAATCCATCCAGCACACTTTGCAGTCCGAGAAGGGTCACGTGGCCCTGCTCCCAGCCTCGCATCCCCCCCGCCTCCCCTTTTACAACCTTGTTTGATTTCTGCGACTTCAAGGCTGAGCCTCTCAAGCTCATCCGTGCGCCCAGGGCGAGACTGGGACTTGGGGTTGGCGACTTGAAACAGCGGGGCAGCATGCAAGATGCCTCAGCTTGGGTCATTCATAAGAGAAAACCACAGGagtgtgctcagggctggggagggggggacCTGGAAATCCCTAAAGGACGTCAGGGGCACCATGGAACTGGGAGGAAGCCTGCTCAGGGCCCAGATCTGCCGTGGACCAGAAGGACCCAGCCGCAGCCCGTGCCCTGCTCTCTGCTGGGGATAGGGACTGGCTAGAGCCAGGGTTTCTTAGCCAGGGAGGACTTGGTCTAGCCATGGCTCTAGTGCACAGTTGCTGAAGATTAAACAGATCAGACTTGGAAAAATtcctgtgagtgtgtgagtgtggcgggggagcagggagggaaccCCAGGCAATCCCTTTCTCACTCTGTTTCCCCAGATGTCCCAAGCCCAGggcaccccagccctgccaggaACATCAGCTAGAGAACCTGAGGTAGAGATGGTGGAGGAGCTCAGGGCTTTTACACTCCCGACCTGAGCTATGCAGGAAGCCAGGGCCAGAGGCCGGGTCCCACTGGTCCAGGGAGCTGAGACAGGATGTAAGGacagaccccccaccccaccccacgacCGCTACCTTTCTCGAGCTCGCTGATCCGCTGGTGCAGGGAAGTCAGGGCGCTTTCGATCTTGACTCTTTCCTCGGTGTCGTTTTTGGGGCCCcctttgccctcctccagagtgTTCACCCGAGACAGCACCTGCCTCTCCAGGTCATCGATCTTGCTCTGCAGCAGATCCTTGAGACTGTTGGTCTGGCTGGAGGAATTGAGCCGGCTGTACTGCTGCGGGGGTGCAAGGGCGGGGGGGAAACCATATCGTTACGCGTGGAGTAGGGACCGTGCCGGGAGGCCGGTGGCGCGGTCCCCTCAGGGCGACAGCGGGGGCAGCCTGTCAGGGAGCTCGGGCTAGTGCCCGTTCGCGGGGCCCGCAGGCTTGGGGAGGCCTCAGCCAGGCATCCGCACCCGGCCGAGACCCGGGTTGGGGGTGTCAGGTAGGGTTGGgaatggaggtgggggagggcagaggggcgcGTGAGCCAGAGGGGAAACAGCGGCGCGCCCGGACCTCGAGGTTCTCCAGGCGGGTTTTGAGCGACTGCAAAGTTTGCCCGAGTTGGCTGAGCGTCTCAGCGGCCGGCGTCCGAGACAGGTCGCCCATGGTGTTCTTGCCCGAGCCGGGCTGCTTGCGGCCGCCTCCCGTCCGCGCCTCGCCCGCGCTCGCGTCCAGGGTGCTCTGGCTCTCGCAGCGACCCAGCTTGGTGGTCAGCTCGCGGATGGTCTCCTTTTGGCTCAGGATGGTCTCCTTCTGCTGCAACACGGTCTCTCGGAGCTGCAGCACATTGCTCCGGAGCTCCTCGGCGCCGCCGGCGGCCACGGACGCGGCGCACATGTCGGCGTCCACGGGCACCGAGGTGCAGATGAAGCGCGTCGGCCCGAAATCCTGGGCCCCGCTGCCCAAGAAGCAGAGGGCTAGCAGCGCACAGGTGCGAGCGGCGCGGCCGGCCGGCATGGCTGCGGGCGCTGGGACCTGGCGCTCCCGGCCCGGCTCGGCTCGGCTGGGGCTCCGCGGGCGGCCCGCGCTCTGGGCGCCGCGCTGCTGGCTGCTCCGCCGCGCAGTCCGCACCGCCGCGCTGTCCGGCCCCCACTGCCGCCTGCGCTGCGGAGCCCGCGCCTTTTATGCCACCGCGGGAGGGGCCTCGGCGCTGGCGACGTCAGCGGGGGAGGAATCCCGGTTTAATTGTCTGCGGCCCGGGCCCGCTGCGCGGCTGGGGTCTCAGGGGCGCGCAGCGGGGGAGACTACCCCCCAAGCCCCGGCCCCGCCGCATCTTTTGCACCATCCTCTGCCCGCCCGCCCCTGTCCCAGCCTGCGCCGCTTCCCCGAAGGCGCCGAGGGCGGAGGGAGCCGGGTGTGGAGAGTAGGGTGGGCCGGGACGCGGCCCCGGACTTCTGGATGGGCCACCTGCGTGCTGCTCCAGATCTCCGACGAGACTTGAGGCACACGGGAGGCCACGGCGGACCCGAGGGACAGAATTCGGCTCACCCCGCTGGGCTGAACACTCGCCGGGCCTCGACCGGGTCCCCAAGGACTCAAGTCGTCCACACCTGTGTGCCGGGTTGGGGGGGCGCCGGGAACAGAGCCTCGCTACCTCCCCCGTTCCAAAGCGGGGTCGCGGGGTCGCTCCAAGTTTCTTCAATGTCCGTATGGGATTGTAAAGATGCTACACAACCCGGGTCGCGGGGCTTCCCTATGACCTCGCTCTCGTCTCTTCTGCGCCCCCATCACCCCGGCTCCAGGCTTTGGAGACTGGCAACATCTCCCGGGAATGACAGCCGCCACATCGTCCTGGTGGGGCAGGCGGGCACTTCTCGGAGGCGTCCCTAGCGGATTAAGCCTTTCCTGCCAGCCGAGTGGGTCCGATTCCGGGCAGACGGCGCCACCGGGACTGGACGCTCCCTGCAGCCCCGGGGGGAGGCGCCGCACTTCCGAGGGGGCCCTGCAAGCGGACCCTTCAGCGCTCCCCGAGCGCCTTCCCACAGCGGAGATATGAGGACACGTGTGCGTGTCCGTGTGCTAGTTGGAATGCATCAGTGTGTCCATGTCTGCGTGTGTCCGCCTGTGTATTGGGCTTTCTGGATCCCATGCACTCCAGTTCTGCCCACTTCTCAGCGGGTGGCGAGGGGTCCCTGACTTCGGGAGGGGCGGCGTCACCCCTGAGGAGCTCCACACTATGCTACTTTACTCATAGTCaccccactcacccacccacacacTTGAGCCATTTTTTCTGGGCAGCGGTGCTGCGGGCTTGACTCCCAGTTTCCCGTCCGGTTTCCGGTGCCCGGTTCCCGGCTCTCGACTAGGACCTGAGCCCCTGCCGGTCAGAGCCAAAGGCGCCTCGGAAGCCGCCGCTCCAAGCTCCCCCTGTACAGAGGAGGCGCCAAGATTCCGGGATCCGACTGCAGGCGACAGGTCGAGTCAAAGAGACAGTCCCAATTGGGGCATCCCGGCGGACACCCCCGCCTCACACCCCGAGCCCTTCATTCGCCTCCTCTGGGCGCCGCGATGGCCCAAGAGCTGGGAAGCTCCCGGGTCCCTGTCCGGGGCTGGCTTCTGCCCGCGGGTGGGAAATGAAGCCAGCTCTATTGAGACCTGTTTGATAAAACACATCTTCCTCTCCGCAGCCTCCTCCCATCCCCGGGGCTACCCGAGGTCACAGTTCTTTCATTGCTTCATCCGTGAACCCTCAGCTAGCCCAGGGCTGCGAGCCGGCGCGGCCCTTGCTCGTCCATTGGCCTCCGCTTCTCGGCGCCAGAGGGACCCCGCGGCCCGCACGCGGAAGGTCTGGGATCCGCGCGACTCTGTCCCGGGGCTGTGCGGGGGTTTCGTCCCCAGGGGGCCGCGCTCTCCCACCACCGAGCGCCAGGAACCGCTGAAGTTCATGGCCCGGCCCTGGGCCTCGGGAGGGGCTGGCCATGACTGTCCCACGCGTGTCTGCGCCTCAGGCCAGCAGGCGACTCCAGAGGAAATACCCGCGCGAGGGGAGCGACGACTTCTGCCCCCACTCCCATCCCGCGACCGGATAGGGTCACTTTCCCGGCACAGGGCTTCATTTGATCGGAGACGGTTTCCCgcggggcctggggcgggggtggcgggggcggggaagCTATCCGGGTGCAGAGGGAGCGCTTGCCCAGAGATCGCGTGGGCGCGGGAGAAGAGCCCAGCTGGGCCTGGCAGGCGGTGTGGACTGAGCGGGAACCCTGGGCCCGGCCTTGCCTCCTGAGCCCCAGGAGGGGCAGGGACTTGCCCGATCATGGCAGGGACCTGGGCTTTTACTTCCAGAGATCTCAGTGGTTGGCACCCAGACACCTGGGCCGTAAGAGTcagacctcccctcccccctcctccccccatctCTAGGAGGGAAGTATGGAACCCCAAGGGGAGCAGACTGTGGTCAAGGGCCCAGAACCCTGTGGTTGGAGCACCCTGTCTGCCAGAAGGCAGTATTGGGGACAACTGCAGCAAACACGGGGGCTCTATTGGGAGATGGGGGGCAGGGCGCACTATGGCAGCTCTCTGCCTTCTTAAAGTCTTTTAAACTGGACTTCAAGACTCtggagggcgggggtggggggggtgggggggggtggggatgcAGTTCTGGTAGGTTTTTTtggtctcctctccctccctaaGGGCTTCCCACGCAGTGCTAggggtaaataatttgcctaccaatgcaagagacacaagagacaccagagacgtgggtttgatccctgggtggggaagatcccctggagtaagaaatggcaccccactccagtattcttgcctggaaaattccatgggcaggggagcctggaaggctattgtctatggggtcgcagagagtcccaCACCACCGAAGCAAGCGAACACACAGCACTCCCTCCCTAGAGTTCGGGAAGTATCTGGCAGTTGGGGACTAGAAAATGAAGGCCTGCCTTGCCTAAAACTCTCAGGGAAGGAACCTCTGGTTGCCTAGCTACCTGGTCCAGAGGTGCGGGATGAAGGGGCACCCTCACATGTGTACATCTGATTTTCCCCGCCCTGCATCACAtaccccaggactgcagcagtggtgggggtgggggtggggtgtgggggaagAAGTGCTGTACCCACTTGCAgtggagttgggaagagatgtgCGGGATCACACAATGATGGGGTTTTCCCACCTCACAGACACAATAGATATGAATAACCTAAAAAGCATAGACAATAGTAAAGTGTAGTAGAGATAATTAGAAAGTGATGAGTTCTGACTACCTATTACCTTTGTTCTTAGTATAATTTCTATAATTGTGAGTttgtataatttacattttaatgatgACTGTGTTTAGCCATCAGCTTGCAAATTCCTGAAAATGTAGCAGTCTGCTGGAGCCAGTCAGCTGGGCATATTACTGgtggaagaggagggagaggccTTCAGAGGTTAAACTGGGGGATTGGGAGGAGCAGGCATCTCAGTGTAGGGAAAGTAAAGGGGCAGGTGGGGAAGTGTGACCCAAAGCTCCCTGGCTGTGGCCAGCACAGTAAAGGCAGACAGGCATAGGAGGGCTAAACAGGTGGGTCGGGCGCTTATTCTGAGGATGTCAGTGCTGTCGAGGGTCTCTACTCAGTGGATGCCTGGAGCCCACCCAGGGAGGGTGCCCAAGCCTGCTGCTTTGCCCGAGACCCTCACTCATCCTGTGGTGTCCCATGGCCCTATTCTTTTCAAGGGCCAAGGCCGTGAGCTGATCTAGGGCTGGAAAGAGCTCCCCTCATGGCAGGTAATGAGGGTTGCTGACTGGGCGCTGGCAGGGCACTGGGAAGAGCTGGGAGGACAATGGACTTG from Cervus canadensis isolate Bull #8, Minnesota chromosome 1, ASM1932006v1, whole genome shotgun sequence includes:
- the NPTX1 gene encoding neuronal pentraxin-1; translation: MPAGRAARTCALLALCFLGSGAQDFGPTRFICTSVPVDADMCAASVAAGGAEELRSNVLQLRETVLQQKETILSQKETIRELTTKLGRCESQSTLDASAGEARTGGGRKQPGSGKNTMGDLSRTPAAETLSQLGQTLQSLKTRLENLEQYSRLNSSSQTNSLKDLLQSKIDDLERQVLSRVNTLEEGKGGPKNDTEERVKIESALTSLHQRISELEKGQKDNRPGDKFQLTFPLRTNYMYAKVKKSLPEMYAFTVCMWLKSSAAPGVGTPFSYAVPGQANELVLIEWGNNPMEILINDKVAKLPFVINDGKWHHICITWTTRDGVWEAYQDGTQGGNGENLAPYHPIKPQGVLVLGQEQDTLGGGFDATQAFVGELAHFNIWDRKLTPGEVYNLATCSTKALSGNVIAWAESHIEIYGGATKWTFEACRQIN